The genomic region CCTGCTTAACGATCTCCGGAAAAATAATCGTCAGTTTCCTGTGCTTTTTCAAATCGAGATCATATCTTGTATGGAGTGCGTCAGCCTCCTGCTGCTGATATCTAAGAGAAGTCATTTCATTCTTCATGGAGCCTATCCGCTCTTTGAAATCCTTAGCCTTTTTGCTGCTCAAGCTTTTTAGAATGATCCACATTATCAGCAAACCAGCTGCAAATCCTGCTATAATACCTGGTATCATTTATATAACCCTTCCTGGTAGATCACTTATGTTATTTCTATAGACCAAGTCTGTCAAGAGTATTATTCTCATTTCGGAGGTGATATTCAAGGGTACATCTTCTGTCGATTTCATCACGGGTGATATACTCCCCGATTTTGCGATCATTCTTTACCATATCCAGTAGACCCTTTTCATTCTCCATTGCGCTCATCGCTACGTTCTGAACCAGCCTGTACGCTTCTTCTCTTGTAAGACCTGCATCGATAAGCGCCAGCAGAATCGTCTGGGAAAAGAACCTGTCACCGGCTGAATCGATATTACCTGCAACAGCCTTTGAGAATATCTTCAATCCGGATACCAGGGAAACCGCCTTTCTGAGCGCGTACATGGTTATACCGCAGGCATCGGGAAAAATGAAGCGTTCCACGGAGGAATGACTGATGTCGCGTTCATGCCAGAGAACCGTATTCTCAAGGGATGGTATAAGGTATCCCCTCAACATTCTGGCAAGACCGCAAAGCCTCTCACTGATTATAGGATTCCTCTTATGAGGCATGGCGCTTGAACCCTTCTGACCTTTCCCGAAGGATTCCTCAGCCTCCCCTACTTCGGATCTCTGGAGATGCCTTACTTCCGTTCCCAGCCTGTCCAGCAAACCGCCTGTCGAGGCAAGGGCGTAAATGAAATCCGCATGCCTGTCACGGGCAACAACCTGAGTGGCAACGTTCTCGATCCCTATTCCAAGCTTACCGCATACGTACTCTTCAACCATGGGGTCAAGATGAGCATAGGTTCCAACCGCACCGGATATCTTACCAACGCAGGCTGAATTCAACCCGTCATTAAGCCGCTTTCGTACTCTTAAGTATTCGGAATAGAAGCCGGCGAACTTCAGGCCAAGTGTTGTGGGTTCCGCGAACATACCATGACTTCTTCCGATGCACAGAACACCCCGGGTCCTCTGGATAAGACCTTTAAGGGCTTCTCCAAGGGCGTCCAGCTCTTTCATGATTAGTTCTCCGCTGTCCCTTATCTGCGTTGCAAAACACGTATCGAGTATGTCACTTGATGTCATACCGTAATGAATATGTCTGGACTCAGGTCCAAGGCTTTCCGATACGCTGGTAAGGAAGGCTATGACATCGTGGCGTACTGTGTTCTCGATCTCGGCAACACGATCTGCGTCAAAGGAAGCCTTCTCCTTTATTCTTTCAAAATCCTCCACGGGAACAGAGCCTGATTCAACCCTCGCCTCAACTGCGAGCAGTTCTATCTCAAGCCAACGGGAATACCTGGATTCCGTCGTCCAGATATCTCTCATTTCTGGAATTGAGTAACGTTCAATCATTAAGACCCCTTCTGCTAACCAATAATATAACTATACAACCATATTGAACATAAAGGCATAGAACAATTGAAGGTTTTCAGCTTCTCCGGCAATTCATCAGGGAAGCTCCGTTCGTGAAGTTAACGGGCTGTAAACCCAGGCAAATAAAGACATACATGGAATATAAACCCTGTACCAGTCGTCAATACCACCGGTCACCTGAAGAGAATCTCCTTCCTGAACCTGCCCAAGTATTGAGTAGCATGTTCCAGGGCCGGAACGGAGATTGACAATACTGCCGGTTACTGTGATGGAATTCCATACCGCATGAATATCGTTTCCATTCTGATCTTCAGGAATCACAGTCCGGCTTTCCGTACATGAGCATACTGTAAGATAAACAAGCAGCAGGCAGGCAGATGCAGTTATTCTATCAGTCAGTATAGTTACCATCCTGCAATACATACTACTACAGGAAACAATCCAGCCGCGAACAGGCTTCCGTCCGAAATTACCCGCTTCGCCAGCTCCGAGGGAAATGGAGTTCTTGCTAAAACCATGAATCCGGCCGCAAGAGAAAGCAGCCCGGGAATGAACGCTGCAGTACCGCCTGGAAGATGCCCCGACACAATACCCGCAACGAGAAGAACTGATGTAATTGAAAAACACATCCAGAACAGTATAATGCTTCTGGCCTTTCCTGCATGTATTGGTATCGTATCCATACCCATCAGAGCATCGCCCTGCAGATCTACAAGATCCGTCAGAAGGCATCGGTTCAGAAAGAGAAAGAATAAAGCTGCCGCCCAGATCACCGTTCCAGGGACAATGGTCTCACCGGCAGATATATACCCGGGAAGAAATGCAAGAAGAAATGACCATGCTCCGGCGAACATCAGGTCCCGGGAACCCGGAAGTGCTCTCAATCCTCTGAATGGATAAACTTTGCGGATCAGAGGTATGGAATACAGCAGAAAAGCCGAAAGCATCGCTCCAAGTATTATAGGCCAGAGTGGATTGAGAAAGATTGAAAGAATGAGAGATCCAATAAACGCCATGATAGATATAACGGTGAGAACGATACGATGCGTTCTTATGAATTCCTGCCTTCTCAATCCGGACGGCCGGGAGTATCCTGATTCCAGCACACACGTAACAGTGTGAACAGCGTACAGGAACAGGGATGCAGCCATTACCGGCATCAGCCAGCTATCTATGTTCAGTATGCATGCTCCCGCGGCACCCAGTATGAACGTTACAGGCAAAATATGGAAATTGCCGAAAATCATATTCTGAAGAAATTTCCGGATTCGTCCCGTTCTCAAACCTCCTCCCTGAATTTCAAGAAGCTTTTCTCTGACTTTTCTGATACTCCAGCTTGGAGTGGATGCTCCGGCGGTTAAAAGCACGTTTTCGTATTTTCCCAGCTCATCGGCATCGAGTTCTTCGTACGTCTCAATATGAAACGAAGGCAGCCCTTCCTCTTTTGCTATCTCTACAAGCCTTGCTGTATTCGCGCTGTTCTTCCCTCCTACAACAACAACACAATCAGCATTATCACACAGATGCCGCAGCTCATCCTGTCGAAGGCTCGTTGAATTGCAGATAGTGAAAGCATATTCCAGTTCGGGATACTCTTCCTGAAGAGCATTTTTCGTTTTCTCGAAGGTTTCTGTATTCTGTGTAGTCTGGGAAAGGAGATACGGTTTTGAGATACCGGACAAAGTCGAAATCTCTTCCGGCGCTGAAATGACATGCGCCCTCTCTCCCGCATACGACAGGATTGATCTGACTTCCTGGTGCGAATGGTCGCCCAGTACGATCACATCGTATCCTTCCCGGCATTTCTTCTTTGCTATCGCAAGTGCTCTGCCAACTCTGGGGCAGGTCAGATCCTTTATCTTCAGAGGAAGCTTGTTCAATTGCGTACGTCTTTCCAGTACGGTTCCATGGGTTCTGAGAAAGAGGGTGCCCCGGTTCATGCTCTCCGGGTTCATGCATATGCTTACACCCCTTTCCTCAAGCGCACGCAGTACCTGAGGATTGTGAACCAGTTCACCATAAACCGCGTATGGATCACCACCTTTCCGGAGTTCTGCCAGAACCATATCAACAGCTCTGCGGACACCCCAGCAGAAACCTGCCGTGCGGGCGGTGATTACGCTCACGAACTCTCTCCCTTCGAAGATGTCATAGAGTTTTTCAGCATAACAGAGAAGAAGTCAATGAAATAGTAAAAGGCGGCGGGTTACCCCGCCGCCAAAGACACTGCAGCCTGTCAGATTAAATTTATCTGAACAGACCCTTGATCGCTCCCCAGCTTCCGTTTTCCAGTGCGTTTGTAATAATCGTACCTTCAACCCTGAACATGAGGTTGACTTCGATTGAAGCCGCTGTAATGGGATCCCAGAGGACACCATCATCGCTTGCGAAAGTGTGAGCTACTCCTGTGAAGTTAGCGAATTCATCGTAAAAACCGGTAGGTAACATATCGGTTGAATAAACTGTAGTGTTCGCAATCAACCAGAAGTTCCGATCAAGTGCTACGGGAGTTGCGTAGTTCAGATTCTGTGGTGTGTTGTGAGTTGCGGTTACATCGTCTGCGCGGATTATTGTGGTAGCCCCGGCTCCATCGCCATTCCAGAGTTCAATTGAAATCTGATCTGTATCCCAGGGAAGACTGGTGTGATGATAGAAAACCAATTCTGCGTAATCACAATCGAAGCCAATTGCTCCGGGCATGAAGTCAACAACATCGAACCATACTCCGTAGTAAGGAATATTATAACAGATCCAGTGACCTGTTCCGTTGTCGTACTGAAGAAGATCGTCGGATCCTGATCCGCCTGGGCCTTGATCTTCCACAAAATAGCTGTCTGTTGCAAAAGCAAAAGCAGTTACAAGAGCAAGAACAATGAGTACCTTTTTCATTCGTTCCCCTTTCGGTTGATTACGATACAAATATCAAGAACACGGTAATTATGCTTATGTGGAAATATGCTGTCAAGTCCGGGATATTCCATTTCCTTAGCGTTCATTTTTCTACTTTTCTCATCGCGTCACGGTACTTTGCGGCTGCCTCGAAATCCAGTCTCTCTGCGGCTTCCAGCATCTTCCTTTCAAAGAACAACACAGCCTCCTTTGAAGTTCCCGGAATGTCTTCTATAATTTCCCTGTCTTCTTCGGATGACCTGAAAATATCAGCGATACTGGTTGCTCTGATTATCTCCGTTCGGGATTTCCGTATACCCTCGGGTGTAATACTGTTATCCTTATTGTATTTCAGCTGAATAGCCCTCCTCCTTGAGGTCTCACTTATTGCGTACTTCATGGAATCTGTAATTCTGTCAGCGTAGAGAATAACGCGGCCGGCCATATTCCTCGCGGCTCTTCCGGCCGTCTGGACAAGGCTGGTTCTTGACCTGAGAAATCCCTCTTTGTCTGCGTCCAGAATCGCGACCATAGAGACTTCCGGAAGATCAAGTCCTTCCCTTAGAAGGTTCACGCCGATTAGTACATCGAACTCCGCCAACCTCAACTCCCTTAGAATCGAAACCCGCTCAAGAGCATCAACTTCGCTGTGGATATACCTTGAGTTGATTGACAGATCCTGGAAGTAGGAAGTAAGCTCTTC from Candidatus Aegiribacteria sp. harbors:
- the purB gene encoding adenylosuccinate lyase, with translation MIERYSIPEMRDIWTTESRYSRWLEIELLAVEARVESGSVPVEDFERIKEKASFDADRVAEIENTVRHDVIAFLTSVSESLGPESRHIHYGMTSSDILDTCFATQIRDSGELIMKELDALGEALKGLIQRTRGVLCIGRSHGMFAEPTTLGLKFAGFYSEYLRVRKRLNDGLNSACVGKISGAVGTYAHLDPMVEEYVCGKLGIGIENVATQVVARDRHADFIYALASTGGLLDRLGTEVRHLQRSEVGEAEESFGKGQKGSSAMPHKRNPIISERLCGLARMLRGYLIPSLENTVLWHERDISHSSVERFIFPDACGITMYALRKAVSLVSGLKIFSKAVAGNIDSAGDRFFSQTILLALIDAGLTREEAYRLVQNVAMSAMENEKGLLDMVKNDRKIGEYITRDEIDRRCTLEYHLRNENNTLDRLGL
- a CDS encoding SH3 domain-containing protein, with the translated sequence MIPEDQNGNDIHAVWNSITVTGSIVNLRSGPGTCYSILGQVQEGDSLQVTGGIDDWYRVYIPCMSLFAWVYSPLTSRTELP
- the ispH gene encoding 4-hydroxy-3-methylbut-2-enyl diphosphate reductase, encoding MSVITARTAGFCWGVRRAVDMVLAELRKGGDPYAVYGELVHNPQVLRALEERGVSICMNPESMNRGTLFLRTHGTVLERRTQLNKLPLKIKDLTCPRVGRALAIAKKKCREGYDVIVLGDHSHQEVRSILSYAGERAHVISAPEEISTLSGISKPYLLSQTTQNTETFEKTKNALQEEYPELEYAFTICNSTSLRQDELRHLCDNADCVVVVGGKNSANTARLVEIAKEEGLPSFHIETYEELDADELGKYENVLLTAGASTPSWSIRKVREKLLEIQGGGLRTGRIRKFLQNMIFGNFHILPVTFILGAAGACILNIDSWLMPVMAASLFLYAVHTVTCVLESGYSRPSGLRRQEFIRTHRIVLTVISIMAFIGSLILSIFLNPLWPIILGAMLSAFLLYSIPLIRKVYPFRGLRALPGSRDLMFAGAWSFLLAFLPGYISAGETIVPGTVIWAAALFFLFLNRCLLTDLVDLQGDALMGMDTIPIHAGKARSIILFWMCFSITSVLLVAGIVSGHLPGGTAAFIPGLLSLAAGFMVLARTPFPSELAKRVISDGSLFAAGLFPVVVCIAGW